In a single window of the Elaeis guineensis isolate ETL-2024a chromosome 6, EG11, whole genome shotgun sequence genome:
- the LOC105047502 gene encoding ras-related protein Rab7 isoform X2 produces MASRRRMLLKVIILGDSGYVNKKFSNQYKATIGADFLTKEVQFEDRLFTLQIWDTAGQERFQSLGVAFYRGADCCVLVYDVNVMKSFDNLNNWREEFLMQASPSDPENFPFVVLGNKIDVDGGNSRVVSEKKARAWCASKGNIPYFETSAKEGFNVEAAFQCIAKNALKNEPEEEIYLPDTIDMAGGSRQPRSSGCEC; encoded by the exons ATGGCATCCCGCAGGAGAATGCttctcaaagtcatcatcctcGGCGATAGCGG ATATGTGAACAAAAAGTTTAGTAACCAGTATAAAGCGACAATTGGAGCTGATTTCTTGACCAAAGAAGTCCAGTTTGAGGATAGGCTGTTCACATTACAG ATTTGGGACACAGCAGGCCAGGAAAGGTTTCAAAGTCTTGGTGTGGCATTCTACCGTGGTGCAGATTGCTGTGTTCTTGTGTATGATGTCAatgttatgaaatcatttgataaCCTGAACAATTGGCGAGAAGAATTTCTTATGCAG GCTAGCCCATCCGACCCTGAAAACTTCCCATTTGTAGTTCTGGGAAATAAGATAGATGTGGATGGCGGCAACAGCAGAGTG GTCTCGGAGAAGAAGGCTAGAGCATGGTGTGCTTCAAAAGGGAACATTCCCTACTTTGAAACATCTGCTAAAGAAGGATTCAATGTGGAAGCTGCTTTTCAGTGTATAGCCAAGAACGCCCTCAAGAATGAACCAGAAGAAGAAAT ATACCTTCCGGACACTATTGATATGGCTGGTGGCAGTCGGCAGCCAAGATCATCAGGTTGTGAATGCTAG
- the LOC105047501 gene encoding uncharacterized protein, which produces MMEEDLGGVLDGAAIRPPRLEDAGLEDCALPPESIMEAFSRAAISLRSRISNVAATGEQEEKSEDGACVQDPGPSNGEVPDALLGGGTTESSASLLSCGSDGGVEDEEEGGKSGQDKVVVVGGDGEGDLASDRLVVVGGEKSEVEGKRSCVEGIEQGVFGGEKKREHDEEQEEADEGDGDRPILIEALI; this is translated from the coding sequence ATGATGGAAGAGGACCTTGGTGGGGTGCTCGACGGTGCCGCCATCCGCCCTCCAAGACTCGAGGACGCGGGCCTGGAGGACTGCGCCCTTCCTCCCGAATCCATCATGGAAGCCTTCTCCCGCGCCGCCATCTCCCTCAGGTCCCGGATCTCCAACGTCGCTGCAACAGGAGAACAGGAAGAGAAGAGCGAGGACGGCGCTTGCGTCCAAGACCCCGGCCCGAGCAACGGCGAGGTCCCGGACGCCCTTCTTGGCGGTGGCACCACCGAAAGCTCCGCATCGCTTCTCTCCTGCGGCAGCGATGGCGGCGTCGAAGATGAGGAGGAGGGAGGGAAAAGTGGTCAAGATAAAGTCGTAGTTGTTGGTGGTGATGGAGAAGGCGATTTGGCCTCCGACCGGCTTGTGGTTGTGGGTGGGGAGAAATCGGAGGTGGAAGGGAAGAGATCTTGTGTTGAGGGTATCGAGCAAGGAGTCTTTGGAGGGGAGAAGAAGAGGGAACATgacgaagaacaagaagaagcggATGAAGGGGATGGCGATAGACCCATtttgatcgaagctctcatctga
- the LOC105047502 gene encoding ras-related protein Rab7 isoform X1, whose protein sequence is MASRRRMLLKVIILGDSGVGKTSLMNQYVNKKFSNQYKATIGADFLTKEVQFEDRLFTLQIWDTAGQERFQSLGVAFYRGADCCVLVYDVNVMKSFDNLNNWREEFLMQASPSDPENFPFVVLGNKIDVDGGNSRVVSEKKARAWCASKGNIPYFETSAKEGFNVEAAFQCIAKNALKNEPEEEIYLPDTIDMAGGSRQPRSSGCEC, encoded by the exons ATGGCATCCCGCAGGAGAATGCttctcaaagtcatcatcctcGGCGATAGCGG GGTTGGGAAGACGTCACTGATGAATCA ATATGTGAACAAAAAGTTTAGTAACCAGTATAAAGCGACAATTGGAGCTGATTTCTTGACCAAAGAAGTCCAGTTTGAGGATAGGCTGTTCACATTACAG ATTTGGGACACAGCAGGCCAGGAAAGGTTTCAAAGTCTTGGTGTGGCATTCTACCGTGGTGCAGATTGCTGTGTTCTTGTGTATGATGTCAatgttatgaaatcatttgataaCCTGAACAATTGGCGAGAAGAATTTCTTATGCAG GCTAGCCCATCCGACCCTGAAAACTTCCCATTTGTAGTTCTGGGAAATAAGATAGATGTGGATGGCGGCAACAGCAGAGTG GTCTCGGAGAAGAAGGCTAGAGCATGGTGTGCTTCAAAAGGGAACATTCCCTACTTTGAAACATCTGCTAAAGAAGGATTCAATGTGGAAGCTGCTTTTCAGTGTATAGCCAAGAACGCCCTCAAGAATGAACCAGAAGAAGAAAT ATACCTTCCGGACACTATTGATATGGCTGGTGGCAGTCGGCAGCCAAGATCATCAGGTTGTGAATGCTAG